In Miniphocaeibacter halophilus, the following proteins share a genomic window:
- a CDS encoding LTA synthase family protein, protein MNKIIKGNKKNSRAFSSVLSTIIIIISTILIMTAVYMSTTFRNKGIKDIVYHLKSGMGGTSPDVVLSVLGACIIPFTIMLAVLLLPMFLLKRKKNYSAKKVGRIKMFYSVGIMCIASTMFYNLLGGADYVKAVFQESPIIEENYVDPKNVKMNFPEKKQNLILIYAESIENSILNKNIGGGWDYSIMPELEQIALENTNFSNTDKIGGFHQVEGTTWSIAGITASTSGIPLKGFVNNEYKSENFLDGAYSLGDVLRDEGYNLRVMMGSKAEFGGKEQFFKNHGNYDIFDFHHAVDNGYMREEDKVWWGYEDSKLFEWSKEEATKLASEEKPFNLVIETVNTHYTDGWLEEGGEEKFDTRYENVHAQSSKQINEFVEWVKQQDFYENTTIVIMGDHLGMQDKFYSDNIDENYDRTVYNAIINPRTETKNNKNRKFTTFDMYPTILASLGVEIEGEQLGLGINMFSGKDTLVEKYGYDYFNEELMKNSTFYNDYILGEDAKDGVTLKK, encoded by the coding sequence ATGAATAAAATAATAAAAGGAAATAAAAAAAATTCAAGAGCATTTAGTAGCGTGCTAAGTACTATTATAATTATTATTTCTACAATATTAATTATGACTGCGGTATATATGTCTACTACATTTAGAAACAAAGGTATAAAAGATATAGTATACCACCTAAAAAGTGGCATGGGTGGTACATCTCCAGATGTGGTACTTTCAGTTTTGGGAGCTTGTATAATACCATTTACTATTATGTTGGCAGTATTGTTATTGCCGATGTTTTTACTTAAAAGAAAGAAAAATTATTCGGCTAAAAAAGTTGGAAGAATAAAGATGTTTTATTCTGTTGGAATTATGTGTATAGCTTCAACAATGTTTTACAACTTACTTGGTGGAGCTGATTATGTTAAAGCGGTATTTCAAGAATCGCCAATAATTGAAGAGAATTATGTTGACCCGAAAAATGTTAAGATGAATTTCCCAGAAAAAAAACAAAATCTTATTCTTATTTATGCAGAGTCTATTGAAAACTCAATATTAAATAAAAATATAGGCGGTGGCTGGGATTATTCCATAATGCCGGAATTAGAACAAATTGCTTTAGAGAATACCAACTTCTCAAATACAGATAAAATAGGTGGTTTCCATCAAGTGGAAGGAACAACTTGGAGTATTGCAGGAATAACAGCTTCGACTTCAGGTATACCTTTAAAAGGATTTGTTAATAATGAGTATAAGTCTGAAAATTTCCTAGATGGAGCTTATAGTCTAGGGGATGTCTTAAGGGACGAAGGTTATAATTTAAGGGTTATGATGGGGTCAAAGGCTGAATTTGGTGGAAAAGAACAATTCTTTAAAAACCACGGCAACTATGACATATTTGATTTCCACCATGCTGTAGATAATGGATATATGAGAGAAGAAGATAAAGTATGGTGGGGTTATGAAGATAGTAAATTATTTGAATGGTCTAAGGAAGAAGCAACTAAATTAGCTTCAGAGGAGAAACCATTTAATTTAGTAATAGAAACAGTAAACACTCATTATACTGACGGATGGTTAGAAGAAGGCGGAGAAGAAAAATTTGATACAAGATATGAAAATGTTCACGCTCAATCTTCTAAACAAATAAATGAATTTGTTGAATGGGTAAAACAACAAGATTTTTATGAAAATACAACTATAGTAATAATGGGAGACCATTTAGGAATGCAGGACAAATTCTATAGTGACAATATTGATGAAAATTATGATAGAACAGTTTACAATGCAATAATTAATCCTAGAACTGAAACTAAAAACAACAAAAACAGAAAATTTACAACCTTTGATATGTATCCAACAATTCTTGCAAGTTTAGGTGTAGAAATTGAAGGCGAACAACTAGGTTTGGGAATTAATATGTTTTCAGGAAAAGATACTTTAGTTGAAAAATATGGTTATGATTATTTTAATGAAGAACTTATGAAGAATTCTACATTTTATAATGACTATATATTAGGAGAGGACGCCAAAGACGGAGTAACTTTGAAAAAATAG